atgtttgtgtctggagacccagGGGTGAGCGCCTCCACCTTGTCTTTGCTGCGGAGCAGTATGCTACACCCACTGCTGGTCTAATGGTCTCAGGGTAGGTGGTGGGGGGCAAACATAGTAgtagtatgagggacaatgaacCCTTAAGACTGGGtgcacatggggcagtattgccATGGAATTTCTGTGTGGACTTTATGGGGAGAAAtggccacagcggaatacaggcggaagccgcttcaaaacccgcgccgaATGGCGTGGGTTTTGATGCTACATTTCTGCCACGGAAACCTTGTGGGACTTCCGTGTGGTCCCACTGCCGTCATTACTCAAGATTTCCATaatatttacgcccgtgtgaccgcaTCCAAAGACGGCTCTAGACAAGCatatacgcaaatacgctggcctcagtgcaatgtatttgtgcagtgaatgaggtAGATTTACGCACATATTGGCGTTTACTACTGTAGGACCAGTTCACATGTGCACAACACACCCTTTCCATAATTTaataggctatttagcctaatgcgaTGTGTTATTTCTCTTGTGGAGTTGTGCAGTGCATTAAGCATTTGCGTGCATATTGAGTACATATTTGCAtgcctctcatagacttctataaaATAGACCTATTATTTtgtgtgaaatcaatgggttctattctctgcatatcacaCAGGCAAAGTTTACGCACACAAAAGCACTTGCAAAAAGGTCCTCTGAAACCGCCCTTACTATACATTGTATGAGTGCTGCAAACCTTGTCCCACAGCTCTTTCCTATGCTTGCTCCATACACATGAACATTCAACTTAGCTGAATGTTTGTGTGTTTAGGAAAGAAAGTTGGCTTATTTCCCAGGAAACAATCAGATTAGGCACAGAAATTCAACAACATCTCAGATCCTTCTTTGCTCCAACATTATGTGTTAGGGAAAGTGGAGCTGCCCCTATACACACTAGAGcgagtgtttcccaactccagtcctcagggcaccccaacaggtgatgtttttaggatatcctatggtaagaacatttgtggcactgataataattactTCACTTGTGCAAACACCTGAGGAGATTCTGAGAGCATGATTTCTTAGGGTGCCTTGTGGGCTGGAGTTGGGAAAAACTGCACTAGAAAGTCATCCGGCATCAGTTATCGGTTGGTTGAGATGAACAAAGTCTAATGTGTACGGGGGGACTTACATCATTGTATATCAGAACACATTACTAACCTGTTTCTGTACTCGGATAACCCTGTGAATCCCAGTGATGTAACCATCGTTGCTGTATTTGTTGTATTCTTCTTTGACAAATTGTAATATACGCTGTACATCTTTATCGTTTTCATTAGCCTCTCTCCAGCCTCCCATCAGGCCCAATTTCTTGTTTTGTGCAAAGACTTGTGAACATAGAGCCAATGTGACTACAAGACATATCTTCCAGATCACAGCCATCTCTGTTGGTTCTCTTTAGGGGTTCTGTGCTCTTGGTATTTGCAGTTTCTGTCCTTCTTCCAAAGTAAGAAGAAAAGCAGGAACTTCAGTATTTAAACTGATGAAAGCCAGAGTTTGCCAAGTTTCAGTGCATCACATGTTCGGCATCCAGCTAGCGATAACAAACATTTCAAGGAAACATTTCCAAAATACAGGAAAGGCTGATCCGTTTTTCTCTCATCATAGTGATCTGTTGTTCTTCTGGCTCAGTAGGACTTAAGGCAAAGATCTGTTCAACATGTACAAATAAGGAGTGCTAAAAGCTATTTTGGCAtcttgcatattttgagttgcaaATTACTGGCCATCGACGTTAACTAGAGTCTTCTGGGAACACAGTGGAAAAGGATTCCTGTCAACACAGAACATGCGCTAATTCACGTGCACATGTACTTTTTACTGCATCATGACTAAGGCTGTTTTCCCATCACATTTTGTAGACAGGTTTGGCATGAATAGTAGATACCTGTGCAATATACAGGatatatgtagattttttttagtgGAATGCGCACATATGCCACAAAAGTAGATGCCTAAGGACTTCCACAGATGAACGTGCTTGTCCAGGTCTTTGCGTACGTGAAACTCATGCCTGCAAAACGAGACAAAgcaaaaccattggtttcaatgggttcgttcccaTGAGCGAAAAAAGATTGGATCAGCCCTATGTTTCTACATGTTTTTCTATgggcagaaagctgccatagaagtctatggcaagtttaaaaaaaaaacaatcagtgATGACCCCTGTTCGGTtgcggcgagtgtatttgcgcatagattcatctgtaggagccctaACAATTTTCCTGTGCTTGACAGATGTGGAATGATCAGGGTAGATGTATAATGTATAGAGGAGTAAAGGCAAAAACAGACGAACGTTCGCCGCTATGGATTGAATTGGTGTATGAACTAGGTTGGGAGATGACAAGAAACAGGCTGATACACACATGCCAGCATACAATACTGAATTTTTGCActcgaaatgccagttcacacgatgGCGTGTTATACACTttccgtggaatagaatggcaattaaatgtcaAATTAGGGCCAGTTGTCTTTTTTccccacacatacatatatacacaaacacacacatatgtagGTTATAATGGAATAAACACACATTTCATATAAATAGATGTGTATGCAATTTTCTTTGCTTGGCAGCTGTACAGTTACGTGAAAGAAAGAATTCGTAAAACACCGTTTACATGTCTTCATTATAAGTAGGTGCTCAATAACTCTAGTGTCTGGTTATTTAGGGTATGTTTAAATGAATACAAATGCTACGAaatttccgcagcatttccacattcaaAACAGCAGATTTGGcgtaattctgtcctgtgtgaaaggcctTGATCACTCTTTCAAGCAATGGAGATGTCTACTTaaccagaatatatatatatatatatacacctctttggatctattttattatgcctgaggaaggaccctgagaggtgcgaaagctcgctataacaccatgtatttttgttagccattaaaaggtatcagatctacaatATTATTTGATTTCACTTACTggaaaaatcatattttgcccttCTGGCTagcacggtaccaaactttcttCATTATAAGAAAATCGCACACACACCTATTCCTAGGGAATATATCTATTCGTTTCATGATAATGTACACATAATATTCATTCCATGTTTAAGAACAGGAAATATGTTGtcatttaggcctcgttcacacgagcgtgcattTTCACATGCATGGGTGCGCACATATCCGCGCACCCATGCACGTGCCAAAACATGCGTGAATAAagctccgtgcagcattgctctcaatggggccactgctgaatggccgagcgctgcctatgattggctgagcgctgtgaccaatcaca
Above is a window of Eleutherodactylus coqui strain aEleCoq1 chromosome 3, aEleCoq1.hap1, whole genome shotgun sequence DNA encoding:
- the LOC136619755 gene encoding cystatin-like translates to MAVIWKICLVVTLALCSQVFAQNKKLGLMGGWREANENDKDVQRILQFVKEEYNKYSNDGYITGIHRVIRVQKQVVAGMKYKIEVEAVFCPHYKPNTEECQIENVTKKKCAFDVLTIPWQGVKELRHSSCM